The Gemmatimonadales bacterium genome window below encodes:
- a CDS encoding phosphoglycerate mutase family protein gives MACALAGDLRVARLIPAKGLLPALALAVVFTTTPLAAQASAVVIVRHAEKQAESGDPALTEAGMARAQALRTTLAEFPLQGIFVSEYRRTLLTAAPTAEAFHLTPTSIPIHGDKTAQAAATAQAIRLMEPGSAALIVGHSNTVGLLIAALGGPAVPELCDGENATIFVLELPDSLPPRLLRASYGTPDPPAALTCHGG, from the coding sequence ATGGCATGCGCACTGGCCGGCGATCTTCGGGTCGCCCGACTGATCCCCGCCAAGGGGCTCCTCCCTGCACTGGCGCTGGCCGTCGTCTTCACCACCACCCCCCTGGCCGCCCAGGCGTCCGCGGTGGTCATCGTCCGTCACGCGGAGAAACAGGCCGAGAGCGGAGACCCGGCACTGACCGAGGCAGGGATGGCTCGCGCGCAGGCGCTGCGCACCACGCTCGCCGAGTTTCCACTCCAGGGGATCTTTGTATCGGAATACCGGCGCACGCTGCTGACGGCGGCCCCGACAGCGGAGGCGTTCCACCTGACGCCGACGTCCATTCCCATTCACGGCGACAAGACGGCCCAGGCCGCGGCCACCGCGCAAGCCATCCGATTGATGGAGCCCGGCAGCGCGGCGCTGATTGTGGGGCATTCCAATACGGTTGGGCTGCTTATCGCCGCGCTGGGTGGGCCGGCAGTGCCGGAGCTCTGCGATGGCGAGAACGCGACCATCTTTGTTCTCGAGCTGCCCGACAGCCTGCCGCCCCGGCTCCTCCGGGCCAGCTACGGGACGCCCGATCCCCCGGCCGCTCTGACATGCCATGGAGGGTGA
- a CDS encoding FAD-binding domain, giving the protein MKIVINGAGIAGPTLAYWLQRSGHEVLLVEEAPRLRRGGYVIDFWGVGYDIAERMGLLPRLHALGYQVREVRYVDARGRTRGGFPAEVFARMTSGRFTSLRRSDLAATIHEALAQQVETIFGDSIATIEESATGARVTFEHADPRDVDLVIGADGLHSRVRQLAFGSREHCEASLGYHVAAFELEGYRPRDELVYVSHGAPGRQISRFSMRDDKTLFLFVFRDEYLPGGGAVGAHDRKAVLADVFADVGWECPQVLEAMREVRDVYFDRVSQIRMPFWTQGRTALVGDAAACVSLLAGEGTGLAMAEAYVLAGELARAHDDHRTAFARYEERMRPFLKRKQESAAAFASAFAPKTALGVFFRDKVSRLLRLPVVADLLVGRDMRDDITLPDYTI; this is encoded by the coding sequence ATGAAGATCGTCATCAACGGTGCCGGGATTGCCGGCCCAACGCTCGCCTACTGGCTCCAGCGGTCTGGCCACGAGGTGCTCCTCGTCGAAGAGGCACCCCGGCTCCGCCGCGGCGGCTACGTGATCGATTTCTGGGGAGTGGGCTACGACATCGCCGAGCGGATGGGCCTCCTGCCCCGGCTGCACGCGTTGGGGTACCAGGTGCGGGAGGTCCGGTACGTCGATGCACGCGGCCGCACGCGCGGCGGATTCCCGGCCGAGGTGTTTGCCCGCATGACATCGGGTCGCTTCACGAGCCTCCGCCGATCGGATCTCGCAGCCACGATCCACGAGGCGCTGGCCCAGCAGGTCGAGACGATTTTCGGCGACTCCATCGCGACCATCGAGGAGAGCGCAACCGGCGCGCGCGTCACTTTCGAGCACGCCGATCCGCGCGACGTCGACCTGGTCATCGGCGCCGACGGCCTCCATTCACGCGTCCGCCAGCTCGCGTTCGGCTCCCGGGAGCACTGCGAGGCCTCCCTCGGCTACCACGTCGCCGCGTTCGAGCTGGAGGGGTATCGCCCGCGGGACGAACTCGTCTATGTCAGCCACGGGGCCCCCGGGAGGCAGATCTCCCGGTTCTCAATGCGCGACGACAAGACCCTGTTTCTCTTCGTCTTCCGCGACGAGTACCTGCCGGGCGGGGGGGCGGTGGGCGCGCACGACCGCAAGGCCGTCCTCGCTGACGTCTTTGCCGATGTCGGATGGGAATGCCCACAGGTGCTCGAGGCCATGCGGGAGGTCCGTGATGTCTATTTCGACCGCGTGAGCCAGATTCGGATGCCGTTCTGGACCCAGGGTCGCACGGCACTGGTCGGCGACGCCGCTGCATGCGTGTCGCTGCTGGCCGGGGAGGGCACGGGGCTCGCCATGGCCGAGGCCTACGTGCTGGCTGGCGAACTCGCCCGGGCCCACGATGATCATCGCACGGCCTTCGCGAGGTACGAGGAGCGGATGCGGCCCTTTCTGAAGCGCAAGCAGGAATCCGCGGCAGCGTTCGCGTCCGCCTTTGCGCCGAAGACCGCCCTCGGCGTCTTCTTCCGGGACAAGGTGAGTCGCCTCCTGCGCCTGCCGGTCGTCGCCGACCTGCTGGTCGGCCGCGACATGCGCGACGATATCACGTTGCCCGATTACACGATCTAG
- a CDS encoding nuclear transport factor 2 family protein, with amino-acid sequence MRRPSTPTLLVLLALACAPPLIAQSPGASAYLEASDSSRTVGQEYLQAYIALDWDRIESMLGDAASFQDPTAELIFGGKLVSGRDNMMAKFRTGYAGIQMSFVETRAVYSGHYAIIEGLLTWSAPLGDGRRVTAKDSPFVLILRIEGGLVVEHRDYADYHPFITAMRAM; translated from the coding sequence ATGCGCCGTCCCTCGACACCGACCCTCCTGGTCCTCCTGGCCCTGGCGTGCGCCCCGCCGCTGATCGCCCAGTCGCCCGGTGCCTCGGCATATTTGGAGGCGTCAGACTCGTCCCGTACCGTCGGACAGGAGTACCTCCAGGCCTACATCGCGCTGGACTGGGATCGGATCGAATCGATGCTCGGCGACGCCGCCAGCTTCCAGGATCCCACAGCCGAATTGATCTTCGGCGGAAAGCTCGTGTCCGGCCGCGACAACATGATGGCGAAGTTTCGCACGGGATACGCGGGAATCCAGATGTCGTTTGTCGAGACGCGGGCCGTCTACTCGGGGCACTACGCGATCATCGAGGGGCTGCTGACCTGGTCGGCGCCGCTCGGGGACGGACGGCGGGTTACCGCCAAGGACTCTCCGTTTGTGCTGATCCTGCGCATCGAGGGCGGCTTGGTGGTGGAGCATCGGGACTACGCCGACTACCATCCCTTCATCACGGCGATGCGCGCGATGTGA
- a CDS encoding DUF1254 domain-containing protein — translation MTTHAAALRIPLAAALAISLATGCAKPAPSPADVTPIAEQAFLYGLPMSMVYGIMYPYAIDTSSSEYKGPFNTIANVPKVYTPLDSAIITPNSDTPYSWLWMDLRAEPMVICVPEIEKDRYYSVMLTSLYTYNFGYMGSRTTGNGAGCYMVGGPSWTGATPDGVGKVFISGTDFALATFRTQLFNAADLDNVKAIQAKYQVQPLSAFLGQAAPPAAPAIDWPATNKADQRSGVFRYLAFLLQFAPPTGPAAVEVPLRKQFASIGIEAGKPYPTVALSDSTKAAMAEAIKPAEAAIKTKLQTLGKEVAGWVYVTSGIGDRSVYNGDWAQLSAVAVGGILANDPAEAAYAITHNDADGGILDGSQANYTLTFPADALPPVNAFWSVTMYDAKSQLLVENPINRYLINSPMLPQLKKNADGSLTMYIQHDAPTDPARKANWLPAPNGPIYMVLRLYWPKEEALNGTWLPPGIQRVQ, via the coding sequence ATGACGACGCATGCCGCTGCACTTCGCATCCCGCTTGCCGCTGCGCTGGCGATCTCCCTGGCGACGGGTTGTGCCAAGCCCGCGCCATCCCCGGCCGACGTCACGCCGATCGCGGAGCAGGCGTTCCTCTACGGACTGCCCATGTCCATGGTGTACGGGATCATGTACCCCTACGCGATTGACACGAGCTCCAGCGAGTACAAGGGGCCATTCAATACGATCGCCAATGTCCCGAAGGTGTACACTCCCCTCGACAGCGCCATCATCACTCCCAACAGCGACACGCCATACTCCTGGCTCTGGATGGACCTGCGCGCGGAGCCCATGGTGATCTGTGTGCCGGAGATCGAGAAGGATCGCTACTACTCGGTCATGCTGACGTCGCTCTACACTTACAATTTTGGGTACATGGGCAGTCGGACCACCGGTAACGGCGCTGGCTGTTACATGGTGGGCGGCCCCTCCTGGACCGGCGCGACTCCCGACGGCGTGGGCAAGGTCTTCATTTCCGGGACGGACTTTGCGCTTGCCACATTCAGGACGCAGCTGTTCAACGCGGCCGACCTCGACAACGTGAAGGCGATTCAGGCGAAGTACCAGGTCCAGCCGCTGTCGGCGTTCCTGGGTCAGGCCGCCCCCCCGGCGGCTCCCGCAATCGATTGGCCGGCGACCAACAAGGCGGATCAGCGATCGGGTGTGTTCCGCTACCTCGCCTTCCTGCTCCAGTTTGCCCCACCCACCGGACCGGCCGCGGTCGAGGTGCCGCTCCGGAAGCAGTTCGCCAGCATCGGCATCGAGGCCGGCAAGCCCTACCCCACCGTCGCGCTGAGCGATTCCACGAAGGCGGCGATGGCCGAGGCCATCAAGCCGGCCGAGGCGGCGATCAAGACGAAGCTGCAGACCCTCGGCAAGGAGGTCGCTGGGTGGGTGTATGTCACCTCGGGCATCGGCGACCGCAGCGTGTACAACGGTGATTGGGCACAGCTCTCGGCGGTGGCGGTCGGCGGCATCCTGGCCAATGACCCCGCGGAGGCGGCGTATGCCATTACGCACAACGACGCCGACGGCGGGATACTAGACGGCTCCCAGGCCAACTATACGCTGACCTTTCCAGCCGATGCCCTGCCGCCGGTGAACGCGTTCTGGTCGGTGACGATGTACGACGCCAAGTCGCAACTCCTGGTCGAGAACCCGATCAATCGTTACCTCATCAATTCGCCAATGCTCCCCCAGCTGAAGAAGAACGCCGACGGGTCGCTGACGATGTACATCCAGCACGACGCACCCACCGACCCTGCCCGGAAGGCCAACTGGCTGCCGGCGCCGAATGGCCCGATCTACATGGTGCTCCGCCTGTATTGGCCGAAGGAGGAGGCGCTCAACGGGACGTGGCTGCCACCGGGAATCCAGCGAGTGCAATAA
- a CDS encoding S41 family peptidase, giving the protein MVPRRLPVLLLMPILLATAPLAAAQSPTPSRQELLERDGVIWGSDAAWGVPYAENITEDEKIAGLSRLWMEVKINFPNFALVPDLDWDKTFIDYIPKVRATTSTYEYYRVLQSMVALLHDGHTDVFMPKDITRRQGAPPLRLEVIDHRVFVAAVESPSLDSLGVSRGLEIVSIDGTPLPAFVARERAPYVSSNSPQHTEVLRYTYGLLAGDRETPVTVGFRRPTGAEFTLRLTRSGYTKVTSLPAMEFRQLPGNLAYLAINTFGDPAIEEPLLAAWPAVLASDGLIIDVRQNDGGSGLIAYAILGYLSPVAIPLPQWKSRQYVPTLRAWGTAGSWYTADKQTAPGQPSAYYRKPVVLLTGPRSISATDVFAETFRAMERGTIIGEATGGTTGDPVGFALPGGGFGRVSTSANVGTDLVGRGVQPQLLVPRTVQDFLANRDAALEAAVTELQRQQASQGQ; this is encoded by the coding sequence ATGGTGCCCCGCCGACTCCCGGTCCTGTTGCTCATGCCCATCCTCCTCGCCACTGCCCCGCTTGCCGCCGCACAATCGCCCACACCCTCCCGGCAGGAACTGCTCGAACGGGACGGCGTCATCTGGGGAAGCGACGCCGCCTGGGGTGTGCCCTATGCCGAGAACATCACGGAAGACGAGAAGATTGCCGGCCTCAGTCGCCTCTGGATGGAGGTGAAGATCAACTTCCCGAACTTCGCGCTGGTGCCGGACCTCGACTGGGACAAGACCTTCATCGACTACATCCCGAAGGTGCGCGCCACGACGAGCACCTATGAGTACTATCGGGTCCTCCAGTCGATGGTCGCCCTCCTCCACGATGGGCACACCGACGTCTTCATGCCCAAGGACATCACGAGGCGGCAAGGCGCGCCACCGCTTCGCCTCGAGGTCATCGACCACCGCGTGTTCGTGGCCGCGGTGGAGAGCCCGTCGCTGGACTCGCTCGGCGTGTCGCGCGGTCTCGAGATTGTGTCGATCGACGGGACGCCGCTCCCCGCCTTCGTCGCGCGTGAGCGCGCGCCATACGTGAGCAGCAATTCGCCGCAGCACACCGAGGTCCTGCGGTACACCTACGGGCTGCTTGCCGGTGACCGCGAGACTCCCGTAACGGTCGGCTTCCGGCGGCCCACGGGAGCCGAGTTCACGCTGCGACTCACTCGCTCAGGATACACGAAGGTCACCTCCCTTCCGGCGATGGAGTTTCGCCAGCTGCCCGGCAACCTGGCCTACCTGGCCATCAATACCTTCGGGGACCCGGCCATCGAGGAGCCGCTGCTCGCCGCGTGGCCCGCCGTTCTGGCCAGCGATGGTCTGATCATCGATGTGCGGCAAAACGATGGCGGGAGCGGGCTGATCGCGTACGCGATCCTCGGCTATCTCTCCCCGGTCGCGATTCCCCTGCCGCAGTGGAAGTCGCGCCAGTATGTACCGACCCTGCGCGCCTGGGGCACGGCCGGGTCCTGGTACACGGCCGACAAGCAGACCGCGCCGGGCCAGCCCAGTGCCTACTACAGGAAGCCGGTGGTGCTCCTGACCGGCCCCCGGTCGATTTCGGCGACGGACGTGTTCGCCGAGACCTTCCGGGCCATGGAACGAGGAACGATCATCGGCGAAGCGACCGGAGGCACCACGGGTGACCCGGTGGGCTTCGCGCTGCCCGGCGGCGGGTTTGGGCGCGTCTCCACCTCGGCAAACGTCGGCACCGACCTGGTGGGCCGTGGGGTACAGCCTCAGCTCCTGGTGCCACGGACGGTTCAGGACTTTCTCGCCAACCGGGACGCCGCGCTTGAGGCGGCGGTCACGGAACTCCAGCGGCAGCAGGCTTCCCAAGGCCAGTAG
- a CDS encoding OmpW family outer membrane protein produces MRLLRTQYRPALALTLFLVGVIGTTQAQEATAPNWTLFTRAFVAGGSYSSSPAGFESYSGIGLEIALQRQIGARWAAAFTLRTESREVDSVPSSGPSLRYGSVELLPMSLLVQYQPRVHGAWQPYLGLGATFTVAWEKSGVLDTLDVPPYLGPAVQAGVEFALAPAVLLNLDLRWNTDRLTFQSSGSDLAELKIDPMTIGFGVGFRF; encoded by the coding sequence ATGCGTCTCCTCCGTACCCAGTACCGACCCGCCCTCGCGCTCACCCTGTTCCTTGTCGGGGTGATCGGAACGACACAGGCCCAGGAGGCCACAGCCCCGAACTGGACGCTGTTTACCCGGGCCTTTGTCGCCGGCGGCTCGTACAGCTCTTCCCCGGCGGGCTTCGAGAGCTACAGCGGGATCGGCCTGGAGATCGCGCTCCAGCGACAGATCGGGGCGCGCTGGGCGGCGGCGTTCACCCTGCGCACGGAGTCCCGCGAAGTCGATTCCGTGCCCTCGAGCGGGCCTTCCCTGCGGTATGGGTCGGTGGAGTTGTTGCCGATGAGTCTGCTCGTCCAGTATCAGCCCCGAGTCCACGGAGCCTGGCAACCATATCTGGGGCTCGGCGCGACCTTCACCGTGGCTTGGGAAAAGTCCGGGGTGCTGGACACTCTTGATGTTCCCCCGTACCTCGGCCCGGCGGTCCAGGCCGGGGTCGAGTTCGCGCTCGCCCCGGCCGTCCTGCTCAATCTTGACCTGCGGTGGAATACCGACCGCCTCACCTTTCAATCGTCCGGCAGCGATCTGGCGGAGCTGAAGATCGATCCGATGACCATTGGGTTCGGCGTGGGATTTCGCTTCTAG
- a CDS encoding PadR family transcriptional regulator, translating to MATTDTPALPLLKGTLDFLILKALSFGPMHGYGIASWLEQQSRKEISVDDSALYQALQRMEGRGWVTAEWGLTENNRRARYYTISRPGRDHLRAETATWLRYTRSVTAILTLATRTA from the coding sequence GTGGCCACGACTGACACACCCGCCCTGCCCTTGCTGAAGGGCACCCTCGATTTCCTGATCCTGAAGGCGCTCTCCTTCGGACCAATGCACGGCTACGGGATCGCCTCGTGGCTGGAGCAGCAGTCGCGGAAGGAAATCTCCGTCGACGACAGCGCACTCTACCAGGCACTGCAGCGGATGGAAGGCCGCGGCTGGGTAACGGCCGAGTGGGGGCTGACGGAGAACAACCGCCGCGCCCGGTACTACACCATATCTCGACCAGGCCGGGATCACCTCCGCGCCGAGACCGCCACCTGGCTTCGCTACACCCGATCCGTGACCGCGATCCTGACGCTTGCGACCCGCACGGCCTGA
- a CDS encoding DUF3224 domain-containing protein, translating into MTASGPFDVKLTPQLLDWAASLGSLAIDKAFHGDLEATSKGHMLAFNTSVKGSAGYVAMEQVTGTLQGRQGSFVLQHSGTMNRGEPSLHLTVVPDSGTEELSGLSGSMQIIVEGGRHSYLFEYELASAE; encoded by the coding sequence ATGACTGCCAGCGGCCCCTTTGACGTGAAGCTCACTCCCCAGCTGCTCGACTGGGCGGCGAGCCTTGGCAGCCTGGCCATCGACAAGGCCTTTCACGGCGACCTGGAGGCCACCAGCAAGGGGCACATGCTGGCGTTCAACACGTCGGTGAAGGGCTCCGCCGGCTATGTGGCCATGGAGCAGGTCACCGGCACGCTCCAGGGTCGGCAGGGCAGTTTCGTGCTGCAGCACAGCGGCACGATGAACCGGGGGGAGCCGAGCCTCCATCTGACCGTCGTCCCTGATTCCGGCACGGAGGAACTGTCGGGACTGTCGGGATCGATGCAGATCATCGTTGAAGGCGGGAGACACTCGTACCTGTTCGAGTACGAGCTTGCTTCGGCCGAATGA
- a CDS encoding nuclear transport factor 2 family protein yields the protein MKLLTALAAIALTLPAAAVAQSSTPAGGAGSTAAIDQQVWSAISASVVDQDIDAMAATYHPDAVVVTPGRTVPARTQLPQWGKDMETAKARGETATVEFRFTKRLDNAETAFETGMFKYTVVDSAGKATSYHIPMESLLIRANGRWVVVMEHQFAAATPQEWEALKP from the coding sequence ATGAAGCTCCTCACTGCCCTCGCCGCGATCGCCCTCACCCTGCCTGCCGCCGCCGTGGCCCAGTCGAGCACTCCGGCGGGCGGCGCCGGCTCCACCGCCGCCATCGACCAGCAGGTCTGGTCAGCCATTTCGGCGTCGGTGGTCGACCAGGACATCGACGCGATGGCCGCCACCTACCATCCCGATGCCGTGGTGGTGACGCCGGGAAGGACCGTGCCGGCCCGGACTCAGCTCCCCCAGTGGGGCAAGGACATGGAAACGGCCAAGGCACGGGGCGAAACTGCCACGGTCGAGTTCCGGTTCACGAAGCGGCTGGACAACGCCGAGACCGCCTTCGAGACCGGCATGTTCAAGTACACCGTGGTGGACAGCGCCGGGAAGGCCACCTCCTACCACATCCCAATGGAGTCGCTCCTCATCCGCGCGAACGGCCGCTGGGTCGTCGTGATGGAGCACCAGTTCGCGGCGGCGACCCCGCAGGAGTGGGAGGCCCTCAAGCCATGA
- a CDS encoding VOC family protein, producing MTAVRPFHLAFPVRDIDEARRFYGGLLGCAEGRSSDHWVDFDFFGHQLVAHRKPAPTEAPHHNAVDGHDVPVPHFGVVLTMDDWKALRDRLRQAGVAFVIEPYIRFEGEVGEQATMFFLDPSGNALEFKAFHNDAQIFAT from the coding sequence ATGACGGCTGTGCGCCCCTTCCACCTGGCCTTCCCGGTCCGGGACATCGACGAGGCCCGCCGCTTTTACGGCGGGCTGCTGGGCTGTGCCGAGGGACGGAGTTCCGACCACTGGGTGGACTTTGACTTCTTCGGTCACCAATTGGTGGCACACCGCAAGCCGGCCCCCACGGAGGCCCCGCACCACAACGCGGTGGACGGGCACGACGTGCCGGTCCCGCACTTCGGTGTCGTGCTGACAATGGACGACTGGAAGGCGCTGCGCGACCGGCTCCGCCAGGCAGGCGTCGCCTTCGTGATCGAGCCCTACATCCGGTTCGAGGGCGAGGTCGGCGAGCAGGCCACCATGTTCTTCCTCGATCCCTCGGGCAACGCCCTCGAGTTCAAGGCGTTCCACAACGACGCGCAGATCTTCGCTACCTGA
- a CDS encoding DUF4256 domain-containing protein, whose amino-acid sequence MAAAPDLLLKTLMARFGANMPRHAGIDWSSVQARLLAAPKSLKVLREMERTGGEPDVIGRAVDSDGFLFVDCSPESPAGRRSLCYDRKALDARKANKPGGSAMEMASSMGITVLTEQQYRGLQELGEFDRKTSSWILTPPGIRALGGALFCDRRYDTVFTYHNGAESYYAGRGFRGLLQV is encoded by the coding sequence ATGGCAGCAGCACCGGACCTCCTTCTCAAGACCCTCATGGCCCGCTTCGGCGCGAACATGCCCCGCCACGCAGGGATCGACTGGAGCTCGGTGCAGGCGCGACTGCTGGCCGCTCCCAAGAGCCTGAAGGTCCTGCGGGAGATGGAACGCACCGGGGGCGAACCCGACGTGATCGGTCGTGCGGTGGATTCCGACGGGTTTCTCTTCGTGGACTGTTCCCCGGAAAGCCCGGCCGGCCGGCGCAGCCTCTGCTACGACCGCAAGGCGCTCGACGCCCGCAAGGCGAACAAGCCGGGCGGCAGCGCGATGGAGATGGCATCCTCGATGGGCATTACGGTGCTCACGGAGCAGCAGTATCGGGGGTTGCAGGAGTTGGGAGAGTTTGACCGGAAGACCTCAAGCTGGATCCTCACGCCGCCGGGGATCCGGGCGCTGGGCGGCGCGCTCTTTTGCGATCGTCGCTACGACACGGTGTTCACCTACCACAACGGCGCGGAGTCGTACTACGCGGGCAGGGGCTTCCGCGGACTGCTTCAGGTCTGA
- a CDS encoding ABC transporter permease — translation MSTYRRFFRLRPRADEEMDQELEAHLQLRIDDLVRSGMSAEAAAREARSRFGDFDTARRQLHRAARDRHARLHSRDRLGALWSDARGAFHQLRRARGFAVLAMLTLALGIGVATMMFTLVERILLRPLPFPAAEQLVALTGQDSLHQQVTTVSAADWLDWQRESRTLESTALYTYGSRMALSDESGSRKVSGQRVTADFFRVLGGRFVAGRGFSPDEVEAHAAVAVVSEALWREQLSAATTLGMTLRVDSRPYTVIGVVASADVYPEGTDVWLPRTVRSEGARTNINFLAIARLRPGVSPQEAETDLSRVAQGIRADDPQALYSYGVGVTPLQDALVGDAATYLRLLMGAVVLLLLIVCANVATATLGRGASRSVEMAIRASIGAGRGRLVQQLLVEHLLLALAGGALGMGLAAAGLRAVLAAWGAEIPRSNHVHLDVGVMLFAVGLSLVAGVAAGIVPAFVGSRVSLRQLLASGGRSSTRGNRGVAGAVLVGGEVAVALLLLIGAGLLIRSFQTLLDRNLGFDRGVVTAEITLTGPRYDSDPAQRLAYWDAALTAMRTLPGVTAAGAGNWIPLGFAGTSFVEVEGLERPGAGAGYRVVTDDYFSAMEIPLLRGRVLTQADASGAQRVGVVNRAMVDRYWPDQDPIGKRVRATSMEFSPDGSPAPWITVVGVVDNVRQWGLEAEPEPEMYTSVRQLPFWSRGMTLVVRSDMPAALLMAAVRSRLLGIDPQIPADIGTLDQRLRSQLAPRLLTLSLLTGFAGVALLLAAIGVYGVLAHAVVQRTRELAVRTALGATPGQLIGLVVRWAATIVLPGALVGLVGAFLLTRVLAAMLVEVGPADPWSFAIGMLTLLAVALAAAIIPAWRAARLDPARNLLVQ, via the coding sequence ATGAGCACCTACCGGCGGTTCTTCCGGCTGCGTCCTCGCGCCGACGAGGAGATGGACCAGGAACTCGAGGCGCACCTCCAACTCCGGATCGACGACCTCGTGCGAAGCGGAATGTCAGCCGAGGCCGCCGCCCGGGAGGCCCGGTCCCGTTTTGGGGATTTCGACACGGCGCGCCGCCAGCTCCACCGTGCGGCACGGGACCGTCACGCCCGGCTCCATTCGCGCGATCGTCTCGGTGCCCTCTGGTCCGATGCGCGCGGCGCGTTCCATCAGCTGCGACGGGCGCGCGGATTTGCCGTGCTGGCCATGCTGACCCTCGCGCTGGGCATCGGCGTCGCCACGATGATGTTCACGCTGGTGGAGCGCATCCTGCTCCGGCCGCTTCCCTTCCCCGCCGCGGAGCAGCTGGTCGCACTGACCGGCCAGGATTCACTGCATCAGCAGGTCACAACCGTGTCCGCCGCCGACTGGCTCGACTGGCAACGCGAGTCGCGGACCCTCGAATCAACCGCGCTGTACACGTACGGCTCCCGGATGGCGCTGAGTGACGAGTCCGGCTCGCGCAAGGTATCGGGGCAGCGGGTGACCGCGGATTTCTTTCGTGTTCTCGGGGGACGCTTCGTGGCGGGCCGTGGGTTCAGCCCGGACGAGGTCGAGGCCCATGCCGCGGTCGCGGTGGTGAGCGAGGCCCTCTGGCGTGAACAGCTGAGTGCCGCAACGACCCTCGGGATGACACTCCGGGTGGACTCCCGTCCCTACACCGTCATCGGCGTCGTTGCCTCCGCCGACGTCTATCCCGAGGGGACAGATGTCTGGCTCCCTCGCACGGTACGCAGTGAAGGCGCCCGGACCAACATCAACTTCCTCGCCATTGCCCGCCTGCGGCCCGGAGTCTCCCCCCAGGAGGCGGAGACGGACCTCTCCCGGGTGGCGCAGGGTATCCGGGCGGACGACCCGCAGGCGCTCTACTCGTACGGGGTCGGGGTCACCCCGCTGCAGGACGCGCTCGTGGGCGACGCCGCAACCTACCTCCGCCTGCTGATGGGGGCGGTGGTGCTCTTGCTGCTCATTGTGTGCGCCAACGTGGCGACCGCCACCCTGGGCCGCGGCGCTTCGCGAAGCGTCGAGATGGCGATCCGCGCCTCGATTGGAGCGGGACGCGGTCGGCTGGTGCAACAGCTGCTGGTGGAGCACCTGCTGCTGGCGCTGGCCGGTGGGGCCCTGGGCATGGGGCTGGCCGCGGCGGGCCTGCGCGCCGTCCTCGCCGCCTGGGGCGCGGAAATCCCCCGCTCCAACCACGTGCATCTCGATGTCGGCGTGATGCTCTTCGCCGTCGGGCTGTCGTTGGTGGCCGGTGTCGCCGCCGGCATCGTCCCCGCCTTCGTGGGTTCCCGCGTCTCCCTGCGCCAACTGCTGGCCAGCGGTGGACGCAGTTCCACTCGCGGGAATCGGGGGGTCGCCGGCGCCGTCCTCGTCGGCGGCGAGGTCGCTGTGGCGTTGCTGCTGCTCATTGGCGCCGGCCTGCTCATTCGCTCCTTCCAGACCCTCCTTGACCGCAATCTCGGCTTCGACCGTGGTGTGGTGACCGCCGAGATCACCCTGACGGGTCCGCGCTATGACTCCGATCCGGCCCAGCGGCTGGCCTACTGGGATGCCGCGCTCACCGCGATGCGAACGCTCCCTGGCGTGACCGCAGCCGGCGCGGGGAATTGGATTCCCCTCGGATTTGCAGGCACCTCGTTTGTCGAGGTCGAAGGCCTCGAGCGCCCGGGTGCCGGCGCAGGGTACCGCGTGGTGACCGACGACTATTTCTCGGCGATGGAGATCCCACTGCTCCGGGGCCGGGTGCTGACACAGGCCGATGCGTCCGGCGCGCAACGCGTGGGAGTCGTCAATCGCGCCATGGTGGACCGGTACTGGCCCGACCAGGACCCGATCGGCAAGCGGGTGCGAGCCACCAGCATGGAATTCAGCCCCGACGGATCGCCGGCCCCGTGGATCACGGTGGTGGGGGTCGTGGACAACGTGCGGCAGTGGGGACTCGAAGCGGAACCAGAGCCAGAGATGTACACCTCCGTCCGTCAGCTTCCCTTCTGGTCGCGGGGCATGACCCTCGTCGTCCGCTCCGACATGCCCGCCGCGCTGCTCATGGCGGCGGTGCGCTCACGCCTGCTGGGCATCGACCCGCAGATCCCTGCCGATATCGGCACGCTCGACCAACGCCTCCGGAGTCAGCTCGCACCCCGGCTGCTCACCCTGTCGCTCCTGACTGGTTTTGCCGGCGTGGCACTCCTGCTCGCCGCCATCGGCGTCTATGGCGTCCTCGCCCACGCGGTCGTGCAGCGCACGCGGGAGTTGGCCGTCCGCACGGCGCTGGGGGCAACGCCCGGGCAATTGATCGGACTCGTCGTCCGCTGGGCCGCCACGATTGTCCTGCCGGGCGCACTTGTCGGACTCGTCGGTGCGTTCCTCCTTACTCGGGTGCTGGCGGCGATGCTTGTCGAGGTCGGGCCCGCCGATCCGTGGTCCTTCGCGATCGGGATGCTCACCCTCCTCGCCGTGGCGCTCGCGGCTGCCATCATCCCTGCGTGGCGCGCCGCCCGGCTCGATCCCGCCAGGAATCTCCTCGTGCAGTGA